AAAGGGCTTACCATGTAAACCGGGCCTTTCTTGGGTAAAGAAAACGGGCCTGCCTAATTTAAGGACAATAAGTGCCGCAACCACAATATAAACCGGAGAAAGAAGCAGAATTCCCGGTATCGTAACTGAAATGTCAAAAAGCCGTTTTAACAAAATAACATCACCCGCTTACGTTACAGCTTCCAATTCAGCTTTATTCATTGCCCTGTAGGCATCCAAGTAGTTTTCAAGTCCCGGTTTCAATCCCTTTTTAACCGGAAGCTGCCACAATAGTTTGCACCAGTCATGATTCCCTTCAATCAATCCGGGACCGTCTTCCGTAATAACTACATCCCACCCAATAGATCTATTCTGAGGATGCTCCAGTGCTGCTCTTATTACCATATCCAGAGCTTCATTCCAAAAGGGAACCTGGAAACCAGGAATCTTTACACTGGTTACTGGGTGTAATTCCTCTTCCGGCTTCGTTATATCACTATAAACGGCCGGACCGCTGATTTTTCCCGTATCCTCGTCAATAGGTGCTGCCAGGTTACCGGCCGCCATATTATCGACTGGAGAATCTACAGATATGCGCATACGGCATCCAAGAATTTCAACATTCCGGTCTTTTATCACCTGTGTAATAATACGAACGGTATTAACAGCAGAGGATGAAAGCCGGTTAATTTCGGGATGCTGTTGAATAAATTCTTCAACCAGTCCGTAATTATTCTGCTTCATATATTTTACTAAAACCTCCCGATCAAACTCTGCGCTGTTTCGTACCTCAACTTCAGAGCCGCACTTCCCATCAGATGCTTTTAAAACCAGCTTACCGGAGGGGTTATTAAGGATAGCGTTTACTAATTCAGGAGTGCTCTCAAGATCTTCGATATCTGCAACCCTATGCACGAAATAGTTGCGGTATTTTTTGTAGAAAAGTGTTTTGTCATCC
This is a stretch of genomic DNA from Halalkalibaculum roseum. It encodes these proteins:
- a CDS encoding sugar-transfer associated ATP-grasp domain-containing protein translates to MKLKRALYLSYYLKELDRKKLDRFLKYTVELTGRTKADILSDVLKSVFRYNISILEYFQFRFFELSKSERAKWAGTGYMYEYQLKMNPLYERQILDDKTLFYKKYRNYFVHRVADIEDLESTPELVNAILNNPSGKLVLKASDGKCGSEVEVRNSAEFDREVLVKYMKQNNYGLVEEFIQQHPEINRLSSSAVNTVRIITQVIKDRNVEILGCRMRISVDSPVDNMAAGNLAAPIDEDTGKISGPAVYSDITKPEEELHPVTSVKIPGFQVPFWNEALDMVIRAALEHPQNRSIGWDVVITEDGPGLIEGNHDWCKLLWQLPVKKGLKPGLENYLDAYRAMNKAELEAVT